A DNA window from Micromonospora sp. NBC_01739 contains the following coding sequences:
- a CDS encoding SigE family RNA polymerase sigma factor — protein sequence MNTPEGFDDFVATRSPRLLRTAFLLTRDWSLAEDLLQTALARAWEAWRRIDGDPEPYVRRIIVNTYASWWRRRWRGELPTADLPEAAVTIDPQTGLDDRDQLWRALGRLPRRQRAVLVLRYFEDLAEAEVAEMLGCSVGTVKSQASRALAKLRLDETLAPEGLPR from the coding sequence TTGAACACACCGGAGGGTTTCGACGACTTCGTCGCGACCCGGTCACCGCGGTTGCTGCGTACCGCCTTCCTGCTCACCCGGGACTGGTCGCTGGCCGAGGATCTGTTGCAGACCGCGCTGGCGCGGGCCTGGGAGGCGTGGCGGCGCATCGACGGCGACCCCGAGCCGTACGTGCGCCGGATCATCGTCAACACGTACGCCTCCTGGTGGCGGCGGCGGTGGCGCGGAGAACTACCCACCGCCGACCTTCCCGAGGCGGCTGTGACGATCGATCCGCAGACCGGCCTCGACGACCGCGACCAGCTGTGGCGCGCATTGGGACGACTGCCGCGCCGTCAGCGGGCCGTGCTCGTCCTGCGCTACTTCGAGGACCTCGCCGAGGCGGAGGTCGCCGAGATGCTCGGCTGCTCGGTCGGCACGGTCAAGAGCCAGGCCAGCCGGGCGCTGGCGAAGCTGCGACTGGACGAGACGCTGGCTCCGGAAGGGTTGCCGCGATGA
- a CDS encoding nucleotidyltransferase family protein — protein sequence MIIAAGGGRRIGGPEALLHQGGKPLVDQMIDTLTEAGCRPIVVVLGAAADQVRETADLDRVTVVVNRAWGTGVGSSIRAGLAGLDDDGIEAVVVVPVDMPGLTAAAVRRVTALPFPDVLVCATYNGLRGYPMLFGRRHWAGIATLASADVGARPYLLAHKDQIVDIACDTVADGSRVDTPELMALYGLSVPEQRIPA from the coding sequence ATGATCATCGCTGCGGGGGGTGGTCGCCGCATCGGCGGCCCGGAAGCCCTGCTGCACCAGGGCGGCAAGCCCCTGGTCGACCAGATGATCGACACGCTGACCGAGGCGGGCTGCCGGCCCATCGTGGTCGTTCTCGGTGCCGCGGCCGACCAGGTCCGCGAGACCGCTGACCTGGACCGCGTCACCGTGGTGGTCAACCGGGCCTGGGGCACCGGGGTCGGCTCGTCGATCCGAGCCGGCCTGGCCGGGCTCGACGACGACGGGATCGAGGCGGTGGTGGTGGTGCCGGTCGACATGCCCGGGTTGACCGCCGCCGCGGTTCGCCGGGTGACCGCCCTGCCCTTCCCCGACGTGCTGGTCTGCGCCACCTACAACGGCCTGCGCGGCTACCCCATGCTGTTCGGCCGCCGTCACTGGGCCGGCATCGCGACCCTGGCCAGCGCCGATGTCGGGGCCCGCCCCTATCTGCTGGCCCACAAGGACCAGATCGTCGACATCGCCTGCGACACCGTAGCCGACGGCAGCCGCGTCGACACCCCCGAACTCATGGCCCTCTACGGCCTCTCCGTCCCCGAACAACGCATCCCCGCCTGA
- a CDS encoding GH1 family beta-glucosidase: MSDVRFPPGFIWGTATAAYQIEGAAKEGGRGPSIWDTYSHTPGRTLNGDTGDVAADHYHRWASDLDQLAALGVRAYRFSIAWPRVQPGGSGPVNQAGVDFYSRLVDRLLELGIQPVATLYHWDLPQELEDTGGWPARDTAARFADYATAIVGALGDRVHTWTTFNEPWCSAYLGYASGVHAPGRTEPAAALAAVHHLNLAHGLAGRVIRELAPAAQLSVTLNLHVIRPASDSAADADAVRRIDALANRAFLGPMLDGAYPADLLADTAGVTDWSFVRDGDERTAAVPLDVLGVNYYSTTLVRAWDGESPKSDSDGHGRSAHSAWVGSEQVEFLPQPGPYTAMGWNIEPAGLTELLLRLHREYPDLPLMITENGAAFDDEVSPDGAVHDDRRVDYLRRHIAATHEAMTAGADVRGYFVWSLLDNFEWAYGYDRRFGIIHVDYDTQQRTWKDSAHWYRTLTTTNTLP, translated from the coding sequence GTGAGCGACGTACGGTTCCCCCCGGGCTTCATCTGGGGTACGGCCACGGCGGCGTACCAGATCGAGGGGGCGGCCAAGGAGGGCGGCCGGGGGCCCTCCATCTGGGACACCTACAGCCACACCCCGGGACGCACCCTCAACGGGGACACCGGTGACGTGGCGGCCGACCACTATCACCGCTGGGCCTCCGATCTCGACCAGTTGGCCGCCCTGGGTGTCCGGGCGTACCGGTTCTCGATCGCCTGGCCCCGGGTGCAGCCCGGCGGTTCCGGGCCGGTCAACCAGGCCGGGGTGGACTTCTACTCCCGACTGGTGGACCGGCTGTTGGAGCTGGGCATCCAGCCGGTGGCCACCCTGTACCACTGGGATCTGCCGCAGGAGTTGGAGGACACCGGGGGCTGGCCGGCGCGGGACACCGCCGCGCGCTTCGCGGACTACGCCACCGCCATCGTCGGGGCCCTCGGCGACCGGGTGCACACCTGGACCACCTTCAACGAGCCGTGGTGCTCGGCCTACCTCGGGTACGCCTCCGGGGTGCACGCGCCGGGGCGTACCGAACCGGCTGCGGCGCTGGCCGCCGTACACCATCTGAACCTGGCGCACGGGCTGGCCGGGCGGGTGATCCGGGAGCTGGCACCCGCCGCGCAGCTGTCGGTCACCCTGAACCTGCACGTGATCCGGCCGGCCTCGGACTCGGCCGCCGACGCCGACGCGGTACGCCGCATCGACGCGCTGGCCAACCGGGCCTTCCTCGGCCCGATGCTGGACGGGGCGTACCCGGCCGATCTGCTGGCCGACACCGCCGGGGTCACCGACTGGTCCTTCGTCCGCGACGGCGACGAGCGCACCGCGGCGGTGCCGTTGGACGTGCTCGGGGTCAACTACTACTCGACCACCCTGGTCCGTGCCTGGGACGGGGAGTCACCCAAGTCGGACTCCGACGGGCACGGCCGCTCGGCCCACTCGGCCTGGGTCGGCTCGGAGCAGGTGGAGTTCCTGCCGCAGCCCGGCCCGTACACCGCGATGGGCTGGAACATCGAGCCGGCCGGGTTGACCGAGCTGCTGCTGCGGCTACACCGCGAATATCCCGACCTGCCGCTGATGATCACCGAGAACGGCGCCGCCTTCGACGACGAGGTCTCCCCCGACGGCGCGGTCCACGACGACCGCCGCGTCGACTACCTGCGCCGCCACATCGCCGCCACCCACGAGGCGATGACGGCCGGCGCCGACGTACGCGGCTACTTCGTCTGGTCCCTGCTGGACAACTTCGAGTGGGCGTACGGCTACGACCGCCGCTTCGGCATCATCCACGTCGACTACGACACCCAGCAGCGCACCTGGAAAGACTCCGCCCACTGGTACCGCACCCTAACCACCACCAACACCCTCCCCTAA
- the yicI gene encoding alpha-xylosidase — protein sequence MKFTDGYWQLRPGVTVLRPGAVESVEPDERSFTVFAPIGRITGRGDTLNRPVVTVRFFSPAPGVVGVTVGHHHGGLPKQPRFALAETTDHPVQVEVTGLSARLTTGELTVRVALTGPWQVDFLRGDRLVTSSTERSIGVVTDAEGGKYVHDRLTLGVGETIYGLGERFGAYVKNGQTVEIWNADGGTASEQAYKNVPFYLSSAGYGVFVDHPEHVSFEVGSEVVSQTQFSVPGQSLTYHVIDGPSPKEVLRRYTALTGRPARVPAWSYGLWLSTSFTTSYDEKTVTEFIDGMAERDLPLSVFHFDCFWMRQFHWVDFIWDPATFPDPEGMLRRLHERGLKVCVWINPYIAQRSYLFEEGRQAGYLVRNPDGSIWQWDKWQAGMALVDFTNPDAARWYADKLKVLLDMGVDCFKTDFGERIPTEVIWHDGADPQRMHNYYSYLYNKTVFELLEAERGTGEAVVFARSATAGGQQFPVHWGGDCESTFVAMAESLRGGLSLAASGFGYWSHDIGGFEGTPDPAVFKRWIAFGMLSSHSRLHGSGSYRVPWAYDEEAVEVLRRFTRLKLSLMPYLAAAADEAHREGIPVLRPMILEFPDDPTTAYLDRQYMLGPDLLVAPVMSADGQVTYYVPAGTWTNLMTGAQVTGPGWVSEKHGFDTVPVLARPGAVIPFGSVTDRPDYPWADDVRLRLYAPTPGQRTRVRIPSPGDGPGTEFEVHYRDGTATAEVVAGVSAGYRCEITEVAR from the coding sequence GTGAAGTTCACCGACGGGTACTGGCAACTGCGTCCCGGCGTCACCGTGCTGCGACCCGGCGCGGTGGAATCGGTGGAGCCGGACGAACGCTCGTTCACCGTCTTCGCGCCCATCGGCCGGATCACCGGTCGGGGTGACACCCTCAACCGCCCGGTGGTCACCGTACGCTTCTTCTCCCCCGCCCCCGGGGTGGTCGGGGTGACCGTCGGGCACCACCATGGTGGGCTGCCCAAACAGCCCCGCTTCGCCCTGGCCGAGACCACCGACCACCCGGTGCAGGTGGAGGTGACCGGGCTGAGCGCCCGGTTGACCACCGGGGAGCTGACCGTGCGGGTGGCGTTGACCGGGCCCTGGCAGGTCGACTTCCTGCGCGGCGACCGGCTGGTCACCTCCTCCACGGAACGCAGCATCGGGGTGGTCACCGACGCCGAGGGCGGCAAGTACGTGCACGACCGGTTGACCCTGGGGGTCGGCGAGACGATCTACGGGCTGGGTGAGCGCTTCGGGGCGTACGTCAAGAACGGTCAGACGGTGGAGATCTGGAACGCCGACGGTGGCACCGCCAGCGAGCAGGCGTACAAGAACGTGCCGTTCTATCTCAGCAGCGCCGGCTACGGGGTGTTCGTGGACCACCCGGAGCACGTGTCCTTCGAGGTGGGTTCCGAGGTGGTGTCGCAGACCCAGTTCAGCGTGCCCGGACAGTCGCTGACCTACCACGTGATCGACGGGCCCAGCCCGAAGGAGGTGCTGCGCCGGTACACCGCACTGACCGGTCGCCCGGCCCGGGTGCCCGCCTGGTCGTACGGGCTGTGGCTGTCCACCTCGTTCACCACCTCGTACGACGAGAAGACCGTCACCGAGTTCATCGACGGCATGGCCGAGCGGGACCTGCCCCTGTCGGTGTTCCACTTCGACTGCTTCTGGATGCGGCAGTTCCACTGGGTCGACTTCATCTGGGACCCGGCCACCTTCCCCGACCCGGAGGGGATGCTGCGTCGGCTGCACGAGCGCGGCCTGAAGGTGTGCGTCTGGATCAACCCGTACATCGCCCAGCGGTCGTACCTGTTCGAGGAGGGACGGCAGGCTGGCTACCTGGTGCGCAACCCGGACGGGTCGATCTGGCAGTGGGACAAGTGGCAGGCCGGGATGGCGCTGGTCGACTTCACCAACCCCGATGCCGCCCGGTGGTACGCCGACAAGCTCAAGGTGCTGCTCGACATGGGTGTCGACTGCTTCAAGACCGACTTCGGGGAACGCATCCCGACCGAGGTGATCTGGCATGACGGTGCCGACCCGCAGCGGATGCACAACTACTACTCCTACCTCTACAACAAGACCGTCTTCGAGCTGCTGGAGGCCGAACGCGGAACGGGTGAGGCCGTGGTCTTCGCCCGCTCGGCGACCGCCGGTGGGCAGCAGTTCCCGGTGCACTGGGGTGGCGACTGCGAGTCCACCTTCGTGGCCATGGCGGAGTCCCTGCGCGGCGGGCTGTCCCTGGCCGCCTCCGGCTTCGGGTACTGGAGCCACGACATCGGCGGCTTCGAGGGCACCCCCGATCCGGCCGTGTTCAAACGCTGGATCGCCTTCGGGATGCTCTCCTCCCACTCCCGGCTGCACGGCTCCGGCTCGTACCGGGTGCCGTGGGCGTACGACGAGGAGGCCGTCGAGGTGCTGCGCCGGTTCACCCGGCTCAAGTTGAGCCTGATGCCGTACCTGGCGGCGGCGGCCGACGAGGCCCACCGGGAGGGGATACCGGTGCTGCGGCCGATGATCCTGGAGTTCCCGGACGACCCGACCACGGCCTACCTGGACCGGCAGTACATGCTCGGCCCGGACCTGCTGGTCGCCCCGGTGATGAGCGCCGACGGGCAGGTCACCTACTACGTACCGGCCGGCACCTGGACGAACCTGATGACCGGGGCCCAGGTCACCGGGCCGGGTTGGGTGAGCGAGAAGCACGGCTTCGACACCGTGCCGGTGCTGGCCCGGCCGGGCGCGGTCATCCCCTTCGGGTCGGTCACCGACCGGCCCGACTACCCCTGGGCCGACGACGTCCGGTTGCGGCTGTACGCCCCGACGCCGGGGCAACGCACCCGGGTACGGATCCCGTCGCCGGGCGACGGTCCGGGCACCGAGTTCGAGGTGCACTACCGCGACGGGACGGCCACCGCCGAGGTGGTGGCGGGAGTCTCGGCCGGATACCGCTGCGAGATCACGGAGGTGGCAAGGTGA
- a CDS encoding LacI family DNA-binding transcriptional regulator, producing MATMHDVARLAQVSVSTVSYVLTGARPISQATRDKVLAAMAELDYQPNAMARGLASRRSRILGLLLPMDERGLGATETAFVTGAAAGASAAGYHLVLAPIGVGDRDELRRLASQRMLDGALLMEVQLHDPRVEVLRELDIPLVLIGRTADTTDLSYVDIDFDRTVAEAVGHLVDLGHRRIVYVNHSADAIAEGYGPALRTRDAFTAAMAAHGLEPLMIPTQDSAAGGRRALATALCQAPDLTAILAMNESAVFGLLGELHSRGLSVPDDVSVVSMVTSPQVAELATPALTAMNSPGTALGRIAIEMLLRQVDGGDREIHQQLLPCALQVRGSSGPPRTGGGRVADPRAGGRRRPGADDDTAARRRAVTRRGP from the coding sequence ATGGCGACCATGCACGATGTGGCTCGGCTGGCCCAAGTGTCGGTGAGCACGGTGTCGTACGTGTTGACCGGGGCCCGGCCGATCTCCCAGGCCACCCGGGACAAGGTGCTGGCCGCGATGGCGGAGCTGGACTACCAGCCCAACGCCATGGCCCGCGGGTTGGCCAGTCGGCGCAGCCGGATCCTCGGTCTGCTGCTGCCGATGGACGAACGTGGCCTGGGTGCCACCGAGACCGCCTTCGTCACCGGCGCGGCGGCCGGTGCCAGCGCGGCCGGCTACCACCTGGTGCTAGCCCCCATCGGGGTCGGCGACCGCGACGAACTGCGCCGGCTGGCCAGTCAGCGGATGCTCGACGGGGCGCTGCTGATGGAGGTGCAACTGCACGATCCGCGGGTGGAGGTGCTGCGGGAACTCGACATCCCGCTGGTGCTGATCGGGCGTACCGCCGACACCACCGACCTGTCGTACGTGGACATCGACTTCGACCGGACCGTGGCCGAAGCGGTCGGTCACCTGGTGGACCTCGGCCACCGGCGGATCGTCTACGTCAACCACTCCGCCGACGCCATCGCCGAGGGGTACGGCCCGGCCCTGCGTACCCGCGATGCCTTCACCGCCGCGATGGCCGCACACGGTCTGGAGCCGCTGATGATCCCCACCCAGGACAGTGCGGCCGGCGGGCGCCGGGCCCTGGCCACCGCCCTGTGCCAGGCACCGGACCTGACCGCGATCCTGGCGATGAACGAGAGCGCGGTCTTCGGTCTGCTGGGCGAACTCCACAGCCGTGGGCTTAGCGTGCCGGACGACGTCTCCGTGGTCTCGATGGTCACCTCGCCGCAGGTGGCCGAACTGGCCACCCCGGCACTGACCGCGATGAACTCGCCCGGGACGGCGCTGGGCCGCATCGCCATCGAGATGCTGCTGCGGCAGGTCGACGGCGGTGACCGGGAGATCCACCAGCAACTGCTGCCGTGCGCCCTTCAGGTACGCGGATCGAGCGGCCCACCGCGTACCGGAGGCGGCAGGGTGGCGGACCCGCGAGCCGGCGGCCGCCGACGGCCCGGTGCGGACGACGACACCGCGGCCCGGCGTCGTGCGGTGACCCGACGCGGGCCCTGA
- a CDS encoding metal-dependent hydrolase, protein MMGPSHALSGAAVWLSGSWALQQFYDYEQSPLALAVGTAVCAGGALLPDLDLSGKVTRNKGGATVARTFGVFSLFIAEVVEKISLGVYYATKLSRDPKRTNGHRTLTHTIPFTVLLGWGTTTLCATYGKWAVIGILFFMIGLALRGLFDKWAERAGWVIVTLVSAGAAAFTAANLPGDRGYPMIGLAVGVGAFVHILGDMITRAGVPILWPIPIKRRMWTPISLPDKIALRAGGRTEVAIVRPALTVVSILASIGLLAPSLLNKFNIDA, encoded by the coding sequence ATGATGGGACCGTCGCACGCGCTGTCGGGCGCGGCGGTATGGCTGAGCGGGTCCTGGGCGCTACAGCAGTTCTACGACTACGAGCAGTCTCCATTGGCTCTCGCCGTGGGCACCGCTGTCTGTGCCGGTGGGGCGTTGCTGCCCGACCTCGACCTGTCCGGCAAGGTGACCCGGAACAAGGGCGGCGCGACGGTGGCCCGTACCTTCGGTGTCTTCTCGCTGTTTATCGCCGAGGTGGTGGAGAAGATCTCGCTGGGCGTCTACTACGCCACCAAGCTCAGCCGCGACCCGAAACGCACAAACGGCCACCGTACGCTGACCCACACCATTCCGTTCACCGTGCTGCTCGGCTGGGGCACCACCACGCTGTGCGCGACGTACGGCAAGTGGGCGGTCATCGGGATCCTGTTCTTCATGATCGGCCTGGCGCTGCGCGGCCTGTTCGACAAGTGGGCCGAGCGCGCCGGCTGGGTGATCGTCACCCTGGTTTCGGCCGGCGCGGCCGCCTTCACCGCCGCGAACCTGCCCGGCGATCGGGGGTACCCGATGATCGGCCTGGCGGTCGGCGTGGGTGCCTTCGTGCACATCCTCGGCGACATGATCACCAGGGCCGGGGTGCCGATCCTCTGGCCGATTCCGATCAAGCGCCGCATGTGGACGCCGATCAGCCTGCCCGACAAGATCGCCTTGCGGGCCGGCGGGCGCACCGAGGTGGCCATCGTCCGCCCCGCACTGACCGTCGTCTCGATCCTGGCCTCGATCGGCCTGCTAGCCCCCTCCCTGCTCAACAAGTTCAACATCGACGCCTAA
- a CDS encoding IS3 family transposase (programmed frameshift): MPKPYPREFRDDVVRVARDRDPGVTVEQIAKDFGVHPMTLFKWLRQADIDEGVKPGVSSSDSAELREARKRIKLLEQENEVLRRAAAYLSQANLPKRLYPLVNELAADGIPVAVTCRVLNIARQPYYRWLARPVTDAELAEAYRADALFDAHRDDPEFGYRFLADEARAAGRPMTERTAWKICSGMGWWSVYSRKRRRGKGGRPGPPVHDDLVKRDFTASGPNQLWLADITEHRTGEGKLYLCAIKDMWSNRIVGYSIDSTMKSRLAVTALHNAAARRGDLAGCVLHTDRGSQFRSRKFVRALHRHQMLGSMGRVGAAGDNAAMESFFGLLQNNVLDRRSWATREQLRIAIVTWIERTYHRRRRQRSLSRLTPIEYETIMTPPASQAA, translated from the exons GTGCCCAAGCCCTACCCCCGAGAGTTCCGTGACGACGTCGTGCGGGTTGCTCGTGACCGTGACCCGGGCGTGACGGTGGAGCAGATCGCGAAGGACTTCGGGGTCCATCCGATGACGTTGTTCAAGTGGCTGCGCCAGGCCGACATCGACGAGGGCGTCAAGCCGGGTGTGAGCAGCAGCGATTCGGCCGAGCTGCGGGAGGCCCGTAAGCGGATCAAGCTCCTCGAACAGGAGAACGAGGTCCTGCGCCGGGCGGCGGCCTACTTGTCGCAGGCGAACCTGCCG AAAAGGCTCTACCCGCTCGTGAACGAGCTGGCCGCCGACGGGATCCCCGTGGCGGTGACGTGCCGGGTACTGAACATCGCTCGACAGCCCTACTACCGGTGGCTTGCCCGCCCGGTCACCGACGCCGAACTGGCCGAGGCATACCGGGCGGACGCGTTGTTCGACGCCCATCGTGATGACCCGGAGTTCGGCTATCGGTTCCTGGCCGATGAAGCCCGCGCTGCCGGACGACCGATGACCGAGCGCACCGCGTGGAAGATCTGCTCCGGCATGGGCTGGTGGAGCGTGTACAGCCGCAAGCGGCGGCGGGGCAAGGGCGGCAGGCCGGGCCCACCGGTGCACGACGACCTCGTGAAGCGTGACTTCACCGCCAGCGGCCCGAACCAGCTCTGGTTGGCGGACATCACCGAACACCGCACCGGTGAGGGCAAGCTCTACCTGTGCGCGATCAAGGACATGTGGTCGAACCGGATCGTCGGCTACTCCATCGACTCGACAATGAAGTCGCGGCTGGCCGTGACCGCCCTGCACAACGCCGCCGCCCGCCGCGGTGACCTGGCCGGCTGCGTGCTGCACACCGACCGCGGGTCGCAGTTTCGCAGCCGGAAGTTCGTCCGCGCCCTCCACCGCCACCAGATGCTCGGGTCGATGGGCAGAGTCGGCGCCGCCGGCGACAACGCCGCCATGGAATCGTTCTTCGGCCTGCTGCAGAACAACGTCCTCGACCGGCGATCATGGGCCACCCGCGAGCAACTACGGATCGCGATCGTGACCTGGATCGAACGGACCTACCACCGCCGCCGACGCCAACGATCCCTGTCCCGGTTGACCCCCATCGAGTACGAGACCATCATGACCCCACCGGCCAGTCAGGCCGCGTGA
- a CDS encoding ISAs1 family transposase — protein sequence MPALSPSLISSLSTAPPRASAVASAAGLLTALGSLPDPRARRGVRHALVTVVAAAVCAVVAGYRSYAAIGEWVADLPADTAAVLGIDPGRRPSEAMIRRLLQTLDADRLAMVIGAWLATQLPAPSAGTPRAIAVDGKTLRGSRTGDTVARHVLAAADQATGVVLASTDVDGKTNEITRFAPLLDQLGDLGEVVVTADALHCQREHVAYLAERGAHWILTVKGNQPSLHAQLARLPWRGVPDPTRDSDRGHGRREIRTLKILSISTGIDFPHAAQALQIRRRRRRLDQPKRFTTETVYAITDLLVHQARPEHLAGWIRGHWSMGLLHR from the coding sequence ATGCCCGCGCTGTCACCATCGCTGATCTCATCGTTGTCGACCGCACCACCCAGGGCATCTGCGGTGGCCTCGGCTGCCGGCCTGCTCACGGCGTTGGGTTCCCTGCCCGATCCACGTGCCCGGCGTGGAGTCCGGCATGCTCTGGTAACCGTGGTCGCGGCGGCGGTCTGCGCGGTCGTCGCTGGTTACCGCTCGTATGCGGCGATCGGTGAATGGGTCGCTGATCTACCCGCTGATACCGCGGCTGTGCTCGGGATCGACCCTGGCCGGCGGCCGTCAGAGGCCATGATCCGCAGGCTGTTGCAAACCCTGGACGCCGACCGGTTGGCCATGGTGATCGGAGCCTGGCTCGCCACACAGCTGCCCGCGCCGTCGGCGGGAACACCCCGGGCGATCGCCGTGGACGGCAAGACGCTACGCGGCTCCCGGACCGGCGACACCGTCGCCCGGCACGTCCTGGCCGCCGCCGACCAGGCCACCGGTGTCGTGCTGGCCAGCACCGACGTCGACGGCAAGACCAACGAGATCACCCGCTTCGCACCCCTGCTCGACCAACTCGGCGACCTCGGCGAGGTCGTGGTGACCGCCGACGCCCTGCACTGCCAGCGTGAACACGTCGCCTACCTCGCCGAACGCGGCGCCCATTGGATTCTCACCGTGAAGGGCAACCAGCCCAGCCTGCACGCCCAATTGGCCCGCTTGCCCTGGCGAGGCGTTCCCGACCCCACCCGTGACAGCGACCGTGGTCATGGCCGCCGGGAGATCCGCACCCTGAAGATCCTGTCCATCTCCACCGGGATCGACTTCCCCCACGCCGCCCAAGCACTGCAGATCCGACGCCGCCGCCGGCGCCTCGACCAGCCGAAACGCTTCACCACCGAAACCGTCTACGCCATCACCGACCTACTCGTTCACCAAGCCAGGCCGGAGCACCTCGCAGGGTGGATCCGCGGTCACTGGTCGATGGGTCTGCTGCACCGATAG
- a CDS encoding CU044_5270 family protein, producing the protein MNTPQQLRDLLGPADPAQRMALVEPTLSAGQVIARAERGDPSPSRPRATRSRRRAVLVAAPAFAAVLLAGSVAVVLGRPSADPNVLPLPPQAGPAVAGTVLTPISYEIRDAAPDAAPALRNLAASITAADHDAKSDGYVYHHLRSWGATRALGPDNRQMGLAREAWTWSDSRGTGESRVRDLQPEFPDEESRRYWESILASSGANSGSAGPVVASSGAVGAREPLDPGDLASMLRTDSGAPAVAKAVNELYRVHVVPLAIRSKIIETLADVQGFQWRGAVTDRAGRQGVAVTTDDRQHGFQMVLVFDPRTGDLLAHENVRLATPQQVVAYNLFLEYDRRSSIG; encoded by the coding sequence ATGAACACGCCGCAGCAGCTACGGGACCTTCTCGGTCCGGCTGACCCCGCCCAACGTATGGCGCTGGTGGAGCCAACGCTATCGGCTGGCCAGGTCATCGCCCGCGCCGAGCGCGGTGATCCGTCCCCGTCACGCCCGAGGGCCACTCGATCCCGTCGACGTGCTGTTCTGGTGGCTGCACCTGCCTTTGCCGCCGTGTTGCTCGCCGGTTCGGTCGCCGTTGTGCTCGGGCGGCCGTCGGCAGATCCGAATGTGCTACCGCTGCCTCCGCAGGCCGGGCCCGCCGTCGCTGGCACCGTCCTCACACCGATCTCCTACGAGATCAGAGACGCGGCTCCCGACGCGGCTCCCGCGCTGCGCAATCTGGCAGCCAGTATCACGGCCGCAGACCATGACGCGAAGTCGGACGGCTACGTGTACCACCATCTGCGGTCGTGGGGAGCGACGCGGGCACTGGGTCCGGACAATCGGCAGATGGGTCTAGCACGGGAGGCTTGGACATGGTCCGACTCTCGCGGGACAGGTGAGAGTCGGGTGAGGGACCTTCAACCCGAGTTCCCGGATGAGGAGTCCCGACGTTACTGGGAGTCGATCTTGGCTAGCAGTGGTGCGAACTCGGGCTCGGCCGGGCCCGTCGTTGCCTCGTCCGGAGCGGTGGGAGCCCGGGAACCTCTTGATCCGGGCGATCTGGCCTCCATGCTCCGGACCGATTCGGGCGCCCCAGCAGTGGCGAAGGCTGTCAACGAGCTCTACCGCGTGCACGTGGTGCCGCTGGCGATTCGTAGCAAAATCATCGAAACGCTCGCTGATGTCCAGGGATTCCAGTGGCGCGGAGCGGTGACTGACCGAGCGGGACGTCAGGGCGTCGCCGTGACTACAGACGACAGGCAGCACGGCTTCCAGATGGTCCTGGTCTTCGATCCGAGGACCGGTGACTTGTTGGCGCACGAGAACGTCCGCCTCGCAACTCCACAACAGGTGGTTGCCTACAACCTTTTCCTCGAATACGACCGCCGCTCGTCTATAGGATAA
- a CDS encoding RNA polymerase sigma factor, with translation MGPSGERGEDWFTDLYATHYQDIVRYGLRRTAGMDDSVEVAQEVFVVAWQRRVDVPQHGLPWLYGVARRVLANRWRSRRGRPIVTSMIDLPQHQADTQNPESAGDLLDLINALQSLSETDQEILRLIGWEELTLAEAAVVLSCSRPTAGVRLHRARWRLRNAMGTTSSVKNTQIPGGKNDEHAAAATGPSRSG, from the coding sequence ATGGGGCCGTCGGGTGAGCGTGGCGAGGACTGGTTCACCGACCTGTACGCCACCCACTACCAGGACATAGTGAGATACGGGCTTCGCCGCACCGCGGGCATGGATGACTCGGTGGAAGTCGCGCAAGAGGTGTTCGTGGTGGCATGGCAGCGTCGCGTCGATGTCCCCCAGCACGGCCTGCCGTGGCTGTACGGGGTAGCCAGGCGGGTTCTCGCCAACCGGTGGCGCAGTCGCCGCGGCAGACCCATCGTCACCTCGATGATCGATCTCCCTCAACATCAGGCGGATACCCAGAACCCGGAGTCGGCCGGAGACCTGCTGGATCTGATCAACGCCCTACAAAGCCTCAGCGAGACCGACCAGGAGATCTTGCGATTGATCGGGTGGGAGGAGCTGACGCTGGCAGAGGCAGCTGTCGTGCTCAGCTGCAGCCGACCTACCGCGGGTGTGCGTCTGCACCGCGCGCGTTGGCGGCTGCGAAACGCGATGGGAACAACCTCGTCAGTCAAGAACACGCAAATCCCGGGAGGGAAGAACGATGAACACGCCGCAGCAGCTACGGGACCTTCTCGGTCCGGCTGA
- a CDS encoding DUF6879 family protein has protein sequence MSAGKRMHRVHVVTEPLSDYVRFECGWPYEHTVEAGEDVRLIVVSGDDWPAALPHYDYWLFDPSRIVAMYYDEAGRFVPAS, from the coding sequence GTGTCCGCCGGCAAGCGTATGCACCGAGTCCACGTCGTCACCGAGCCGCTGTCGGACTACGTCCGGTTCGAATGTGGCTGGCCCTACGAGCACACTGTCGAAGCCGGCGAGGACGTCCGCCTCATCGTGGTGTCCGGCGACGACTGGCCGGCTGCGCTGCCGCACTACGACTACTGGCTGTTCGACCCCTCTCGAATCGTCGCCATGTACTACGACGAGGCAGGGCGGTTCGTCCCGGCGAGCTGA